A window from Streptomyces sp. NBC_00299 encodes these proteins:
- a CDS encoding bifunctional polysaccharide deacetylase/glycosyltransferase family 2 protein, which translates to MTTTTPSRGRRRAPTRIQRAAGKAAALQKPRVILAGLLLLALTSVMLLDGYLRAEVGGDQRVRTGASSSQVPDKVLDGGPILTFRGGQATTVSVPDKTIALTFDDGPNPTWTPQVLAILKKYDVPATFFLVGSMVSRYPGIVADLVEQGNEVGIHTFTHVDLSYQSDARVKREMQQTQLALAGAAGITTTLFRAPYSSETDAIDNYSWPVYKKLGEQGYTSVFVDTDSDDWKRPGVSKIIKWATPDDGEGASVLFHDAGGERSQTIKALPTYIEKMKAKGYTFTTISGAVQEEESAGGQQAGAGGVQSGRAQAGGQQPGGQAAQQEPNGQAGAGASSLQAAHREATGATLYEGRALIGAVAVAEWTVPVLSVGLLVVGVAVLGRFGMMLVLARRHYRQRNRRRFSWGPPVHQPVSVIVPAYNEKECIANTLESLAKSTHPIEIIVVDDGSTDGTSEIARNAAHELGMTNVRVIRQENAGKPAALNNGVRSAGYDIVVMMDGDTVFEPDTVRQLVQPFADPEVGAVAGNAKVGNRNTVIGAWQHIEYVMGFNLDRRMYDLLRCMPTIPGAIGAFRREAVLEVGGMSEDTLAEDTDITIAMHRTGWRVVYQEHARAWTEAPGSLKQLWSQRYRWSYGTMQALWKHRKSLTDKGPSGRFGRVGMPLVVIFQIVTPVFAPLIDVFTVYSMIFVDFKAALLAWLAVLAVQLVCAAYAFRLDREQYRYLLMMPLQQLAYRQMMYLVLIHSCITAMTGGRLRWQKLKRTGEVGTPAGVS; encoded by the coding sequence ATGACTACGACGACTCCCTCACGCGGCCGCCGCCGCGCCCCCACGCGGATCCAGCGGGCGGCGGGCAAGGCCGCGGCGCTGCAGAAACCGCGCGTCATCCTCGCCGGACTGCTCCTGCTCGCGCTGACCAGCGTCATGCTGCTCGACGGCTATCTGCGCGCCGAGGTCGGCGGCGACCAGCGCGTGCGCACCGGGGCCAGCTCCAGCCAGGTCCCCGACAAGGTCCTCGACGGCGGACCGATCCTCACCTTCCGGGGCGGTCAGGCCACCACCGTCTCCGTCCCGGACAAGACGATCGCGCTCACCTTCGACGACGGTCCGAACCCCACCTGGACACCGCAAGTCCTGGCGATCCTCAAGAAGTACGACGTCCCCGCCACGTTCTTCCTGGTCGGCTCGATGGTCTCGCGCTACCCGGGGATCGTCGCGGACCTGGTCGAGCAGGGCAACGAGGTGGGCATCCACACCTTCACCCACGTCGACCTCTCCTACCAGAGCGACGCCCGCGTCAAACGCGAGATGCAGCAGACCCAGCTGGCCCTCGCGGGCGCGGCCGGCATCACGACCACGCTGTTCCGGGCGCCGTACTCCTCGGAGACGGACGCCATCGACAACTACAGCTGGCCCGTCTACAAGAAGCTCGGCGAGCAGGGCTACACCAGCGTCTTCGTCGACACCGACAGCGACGACTGGAAGCGGCCCGGCGTCTCGAAGATCATCAAGTGGGCGACGCCGGACGACGGCGAGGGCGCGTCCGTCCTCTTCCACGACGCGGGCGGCGAGCGGTCACAGACGATCAAGGCGCTGCCGACGTACATCGAGAAGATGAAGGCCAAGGGCTACACCTTCACGACGATCAGCGGCGCCGTTCAGGAGGAGGAGTCGGCGGGCGGTCAGCAGGCGGGGGCCGGTGGTGTTCAGTCGGGTCGCGCTCAGGCCGGTGGGCAGCAGCCCGGTGGTCAGGCGGCGCAGCAGGAGCCGAACGGGCAGGCCGGTGCGGGTGCTTCGAGCCTCCAGGCCGCCCACCGCGAGGCGACCGGCGCGACGCTGTACGAGGGCAGGGCCCTGATCGGGGCCGTGGCCGTCGCCGAATGGACGGTGCCGGTGCTGTCGGTCGGCCTCCTCGTCGTCGGCGTCGCCGTGTTGGGCCGGTTCGGCATGATGCTGGTCCTCGCCCGCCGCCACTACCGGCAGCGCAACAGGCGCCGGTTCAGCTGGGGACCTCCGGTCCATCAGCCGGTGAGCGTGATCGTCCCGGCGTACAACGAGAAGGAGTGCATCGCCAACACTCTTGAGTCGCTGGCGAAGAGCACCCATCCGATCGAGATCATCGTGGTCGACGACGGCTCGACGGACGGCACCTCCGAGATCGCCCGGAACGCGGCCCACGAACTCGGCATGACCAACGTCCGTGTCATCCGCCAGGAGAACGCGGGCAAACCGGCGGCGCTGAACAACGGTGTGCGCAGCGCCGGCTACGACATTGTCGTGATGATGGACGGCGACACGGTCTTCGAGCCGGACACCGTACGGCAGCTGGTGCAGCCCTTCGCCGACCCCGAGGTCGGCGCCGTCGCCGGGAACGCCAAGGTCGGCAACCGCAACACCGTCATCGGCGCCTGGCAGCACATCGAGTACGTGATGGGCTTCAACCTGGACCGCCGTATGTACGACCTGCTGCGCTGCATGCCCACCATCCCCGGCGCGATCGGCGCGTTCCGCCGGGAGGCGGTGCTGGAGGTCGGCGGCATGAGCGAGGACACGCTCGCCGAGGACACGGACATCACCATCGCCATGCACCGCACGGGTTGGCGGGTCGTCTACCAGGAGCACGCGCGCGCGTGGACGGAGGCGCCGGGCTCCCTGAAGCAGCTGTGGTCGCAGCGCTACCGCTGGTCCTACGGCACCATGCAGGCGCTGTGGAAGCACCGCAAGTCCCTGACGGACAAGGGACCTTCGGGCCGCTTCGGCCGGGTCGGCATGCCTCTCGTCGTCATCTTCCAGATCGTCACGCCGGTCTTCGCACCGCTCATCGACGTCTTCACCGTCTACTCGATGATCTTCGTCGACTTCAAGGCGGCCCTGCTGGCCTGGCTGGCGGTGCTCGCCGTGCAGCTGGTCTGTGCCGCGTACGCCTTCCGCCTGGACCGCGAGCAGTACCGCTACCTGCTGATGATGCCCCTCCAGCAACTCGCCTACCGGCAGATGATGTACCTGGTCCTCATCCACTCCTGCATCACCGCGATGACGGGCGGCCGCCTGCGCTGGCAGAAACTGAAGCGCACCGGCGAGGTCGGAACGCCGGCGGGGGTGAGCTGA
- a CDS encoding chitinase, translating to MQTYSGKTAAGLTCLLALTTGCSAGSGGTADAAPPSPQRPSTPSSATAAPSASGTAAASTSYAPYVSATEASGNDSAGSPATYNLAFVISDGSNCTPKWNGSTPISDSAVKSRISKLEQDGATVRVSFGGASGKEMAASCGSASELAAAYGKALDAAGSTQADFDIEGDELTDSDSVDLRSEAIALLQQERDDLRVSFTLPVMPSGLDDDGVALLESANQHDVQVSTVNLMTMNYGESYTGDMGDYALTSAKAAHTQLKELFGTSDTTAWRAMALTSMLGVNDVDNETFTLDDAAQVRDFAEEKGIGWVSMWATFRDRQCEKGSSGDDDAAANCSGVTQSSGAFGEAFAG from the coding sequence ATGCAAACGTACTCAGGGAAAACGGCGGCCGGACTCACCTGTCTGCTCGCGCTGACCACGGGGTGCTCCGCGGGCTCCGGCGGTACGGCGGACGCGGCGCCGCCGAGCCCCCAGCGGCCCAGCACCCCGTCCTCCGCAACGGCCGCCCCGTCGGCCTCCGGGACGGCCGCCGCGAGCACGTCGTACGCCCCGTACGTCAGCGCCACCGAGGCCTCCGGAAACGACTCGGCCGGCTCCCCCGCGACGTACAACCTGGCTTTCGTCATCTCGGACGGGAGTAACTGCACCCCGAAATGGAACGGCTCCACCCCCATTTCCGACTCGGCCGTCAAGTCCCGTATCTCGAAACTCGAACAGGACGGCGCCACCGTCCGGGTCTCCTTCGGCGGTGCCTCCGGCAAGGAAATGGCGGCGAGTTGTGGCAGCGCGTCCGAGCTGGCGGCGGCGTACGGGAAGGCCCTGGACGCGGCGGGCTCCACCCAGGCCGACTTCGACATCGAGGGTGACGAGCTGACCGACTCCGACTCCGTGGACCTGCGTTCGGAGGCGATCGCCCTGCTCCAGCAGGAGCGCGACGACCTCCGCGTCTCCTTCACGCTGCCGGTGATGCCTTCCGGCCTCGACGACGACGGTGTGGCGCTGCTGGAGTCCGCCAACCAGCACGACGTGCAGGTCTCCACCGTCAACCTCATGACGATGAACTACGGCGAGTCGTACACCGGCGACATGGGCGACTACGCCCTCACGTCCGCCAAGGCCGCCCACACGCAGCTCAAGGAGCTCTTCGGCACGTCCGACACGACCGCCTGGCGGGCCATGGCACTCACCTCGATGCTCGGCGTCAACGACGTCGACAACGAGACGTTCACGCTCGACGACGCGGCGCAGGTGCGGGACTTCGCCGAGGAGAAGGGGATCGGGTGGGTGTCGATGTGGGCGACGTTCCGGGACCGGCAGTGCGAGAAGGGGAGCTCCGGTGATGACGACGCGGCGGCCAACTGCAGTGGGGTGACCCAGAGTTCGGGGGCGTTCGGAGAGGCGTTCGCGGGCTGA
- a CDS encoding imidazolonepropionase-like domain-containing protein, which produces METIHTADEVRFTWDSEPIVDGAVVVGRDRIGAVGTFEELRGRFPGARVRSWPGTLGPARVHEGPLPDAPTPRERVHAVLKLGAVAVLEEYVDSPELRAAAQRNDVVVLPRAQSIAIRQTGRADLAVLDETGACIATVCAGRLVHRRR; this is translated from the coding sequence TTGGAGACCATTCACACGGCCGACGAGGTCCGGTTCACCTGGGACTCGGAGCCGATCGTGGACGGTGCCGTCGTGGTGGGGCGGGACCGGATCGGCGCTGTGGGGACGTTCGAGGAACTGCGCGGGCGGTTCCCGGGTGCCCGGGTCCGCAGCTGGCCCGGTACCCTCGGCCCCGCGCGCGTCCACGAAGGTCCGCTCCCGGACGCCCCGACGCCACGTGAGCGTGTCCACGCGGTACTGAAACTCGGCGCTGTGGCGGTTCTGGAGGAGTACGTCGACTCTCCTGAACTGCGGGCCGCGGCCCAGCGGAACGACGTCGTGGTCCTCCCGCGCGCCCAGTCGATCGCCATCAGGCAGACCGGCCGTGCCGACCTCGCCGTACTCGACGAGACCGGCGCCTGCATCGCGACGGTCTGCGCGGGGCGCCTGGTGCACCGACGACGCTGA